CAGCAAGATGCAGCAAGCCAAATTGCAGCGTTCCTGACTCTTCCAGGCATCAACAGGACTTAACGTGTTGGCCCTTCCAACAGGCGCAGCGGTGGTGTGATATCGCTATCACGCTCACTTCCGGCTGGCGCTTTACCCTTCAGATACCAAGCAAAGGCGATGATTTCCGCGATGCAGCGATACAGCTGTTCGGGGATCGCATCACCCAGTTCCAATCGCGCTAACAGGCGCACAAGTTCGGCATTCTCGTAGATCGGCACTTCATATTCGCGGGCAATGGCCAGGATGGCTTCGGCTAGTTCGTCATCACCTTTGGCGCTGAGCACCGGCGCATTCTGGCCGTCGTAGGTCAAGGCGATAGCCTGGCGTGGCGCGGTCTTCTTCATGCGGTTTCATCCACCCAGCGTTGTTCCAGGGTGGTGCGTGGGCCGCGTGGCGGTGTGCCCTGGCTACAGGCCAGCTCGCCAACCTGCACGCCGGAGGCGTTCAGGCGCTGGCGCAGGTTGTCCAGCTCTGCATCAATCAGGCTGACAGTGCTGCTGCGTTCGGCCCAGAGTTGGCTGGAAAGGCGGCCGTGGGCCAGTTGCGCCTTAACCTGTAAAGGCCCCAATGGGTCGAGGTCGAATGCCAGCTCGACCTTCCACAGGGTTTCCTTTTTCTCCGGCTTGCCTTGCGGGTTGCTTTCATCGCGCTGGATTTTTACCTGCAACGGCACCAGCTCCTGCTGGTTGCGCATGGGCAGTTCCAGTTGCCAGGTGGTGAGCAGGTTGCCGTCTGGGCCGACCTGGCTCTGTGCCAGGCTTGAGAGTTGGTGGGTCTGCAAGCGTGAAATGGCGGCGGCGGCAAGTTTCAGCAGGGCTTCCAGATCGGCTTCACCGTCCATGGCCTGGAGCAGGCGCGAGGGCAGGGGAAAGCTCAGTGCCTGTTGACGGTTACTGGCTTTGCCCAGGCTACCCAGTAGATCGCGAGCCAATGCCGGCATTGCCTGTGCCAGGCTGGCATTGGCTGCGGTCAGCGGAGTGCCCGCAGGCAGATTGGGTAGCAGTTGGGTAATCAGGCGCAGCAGGTTGGCCTTGAGGTCGGTCGGCAGTGCCTGACCCTGACCGCCCAGCAGTTTGCTTTCCAGCAGGATGCCACTGTTCTCCAGGGCCGCCGCCAGGCCCTTGGCGGTACTCAGCTGGGCGGCGTCGGGCAGGGCACCGAAAAGTTTGTCGATGCTGGTGCGCAGCCCCTCACTCATCTCGGCATTGCCGCGCAGCCCTTGCAGGGCACCAAAAAGGCCTTCAAGGGAGCCCTGGCGATTGCTTTGGCTGCCCAGTTGCTGGCTCAGTGCGAGCTGATCAAGGCGCCCGCTCAGCGGCAGAAAATTCAACGCCTGGCTGCCTTGGACCTGAGCGCTGAGCAGGCTGCCGAGGGGCAGGGCCAGTGGGGTTTCCAGCGACAGCTTGCTGCCAGCCAGCGGTGTGTTGAGCAGGCTGACCAGCACCTTGTAGATCACCTGCTGCGAGCGCCCTTGCAACAGTTGCTCGCGGGCCACCACCTTGCCCTGCAGCAGGGTGCCAACCGGCAACTGATCAAGGTCCAGGCTGGTCAGGGGCTTGTCACCGCCCATCAGTACGGACAGCGCCAGGCGGGTTTCTGACAGGGCGGTTACTGCTAAGGATGTGCCCTGGGCAATTGGGCGCGGGCTAGTGGCTTCCAGGGTGGTCTGGCTTCCGTTGTTGAGGGTCAGCTTGAGCAGCATCTGAAAGCTTTGCGCCACTTCCTTGAGGGCGATGACTTCGGCCTTGGCAGTTTCACCGCTGGCCAGCAAGCCTTGCATGGGCTGTAACAGTTTCACTGCCAGATCCGCCGCGACAGCGCTGGGGCGGCTGCTGGGGGGAGTTGGCGCAATAGGCCGCGGGCTGCTGATTTCGCTCATTGGCGGGTTACACCCTGTCGAAAATGCCCGCTGCGGGAGGCGCAGCTGGGCATGTATAATCGCGCCCCGTCTGGTTCGGCTGCGCATTCCACGTGCGTCAGTATAGCGGCCAAGACGCTGCCGACTTGAACAGCTTTTGCCATCCATCTTAGGTACCGATGCCTTGACCAGTCCTCTTCTAGAAGCCGTGGCGCTCGCCTGTGAGCGAGACTGGCGCATGCTCTTCGAGCGTCTGGAGCTGCGTCTGGTTCCCGGTGAGATGCTGCAGGTGGCAGGCCCCAATGGCAGCGGCAAGACCAGCCTGCTGCGATTGCTGGCTGGGTTGATGCAACCAACTGCTGGTGAGATTCGTCTGAATGGTCGCCCGCTGGCGGCGCAGCGGGCAGAGCTGGCGCGCAACCTGTTGTGGATCGGCCATGCCGCCGGCATCAAGGGCTTGCTTACCGCCGAAGAAAACCTGACCTGGCTTTGCGCCCTGCATCAGCCGGCCGAACGTGAGGCCATCTGGCAAGCGCTGGCGGCAGTGGGGTTGCGCGGCTTTGAAGATGTGCCGTGCCACACCTTGTCTGCTGGGCAGCAGCGCCGTGTGGCGCTGGCCCGACTGTACCTGCCAGGGCCGTCACTCTGGGTGCTGGATGAGCCGTTTACTGCGCTGGACAAGGCAGCTGTAGCCCAGTTGGAGAACCATCTGGCTGCACACTGTCAGCAGGGTGGTCTGGTGGTGTTGACCACGCACCATGAATTGACGGTCAAGCCGGCCGGTTACCGCGAGCTTGATCTGGGGCAACGCACGTCATGAGCAATGTTTTTACCCTGCTGCTGGCCCGTGAAGCGCGCCTGTTATTCCGTCGCCCGGCCGAGCTGGCCAACCCGCTGGTGTTCTTTGCCATTGTGATTGCATTGTTCCCGCTGGCGGTGGGGCCGCAGACGCAGTTGTTACAAAGCCTTTCGCCTGGGCTGGTATGGGTAGCGGCGCTATTGGCCGTATTGCTCTCGCTGGACGGGCTTTTTCGCAGTGATTTCGAGGACGGCTCGCTGGAGCAGTGGGTCCTTTCGCCGCACCCCCTGGCTCTTCTGGTTCTGGCCAAGGTGCTGGCACACTGGCTGTTCTCGGGCCTGGCGCTGGTGCTGTTGGCGCCGCTGCTGGCGTTGATGCTCGGTTTGCCGGGGCGCTGCCTGCCGGTGCTGCTGATCTCGCTGTTGCTCGGCACCCCGGTGCTGAGCCTGCTCGGTGCCGTCGGTGCGGCCCTGACCGTGGGTCTCAAACGTGGCGGTCTGTTGCTCGCGTTGCTGATTTTGCCGTTGTATATCCCGGTGCTGATTCTCGGCAGCGGTGCGTTACAAGCCAGCCTGCAAGGATTGCCGGCGGTCGGCCACCTGTTGTGGTTGGCCAGCCTCACCGCATTGGCGGTGACCTTGACACCTTTTGCCATCGCCGCTGGTCTGACGATCAGTGTCGCTGAGTAGACAATAAGCCTGAATGGCCGGTTGATCCGGGTGCCTGCCTGCGCCCTGATCAGCCCTAGCACTGATGAGTAACCTGATGAACTGGACGTGGTTTCACAAGCTCGGCTCGCCCAAGTGGTTTTATGAAATCAGCAGCCGCTGGCTGCCCTGGTTGGCACTGGCCGCTGCCGTGCTGCTGGTGGTCGGTTTGGTCTGGGGGCTGGCCTTTGCGCCGCCGGATTACCAGCAGGGCAACAGCTTTCGCATCATTTACATCCATGTGCCAGCGGCATTTCTCGCCCAGTCGATCTACGTGATGCTGGCGGTGGCCGGCATTGTCGGCCTGGTGTGGAAGATGAAACTGGCCGATGTCGCCCTGCAGCAGGCTGCGCCCATTGGCGCCTGGATGACCGTGATTGCCCTGATAACGGGCGCTATCTGGGGCAAGCCGACCTGGGGCACCTACTGGGTGTGGGATGCCCGCCTGACCTCGATGCTGATTCTGCTGTTCCTGTATTTCGGTGTAATCGCCCTCGGCAATGCCATCACCAACCGTGACAGCGCGGCAAAGGCCTGCGCGGTGCTGGCGATTGTTGGCGTGGTGAATATCCCGATCATCAAATATTCGGTGGAGTGGTGGAACACCCTGCACCAGCCCGCCACCTTCAGCGTGGTGGCCAAGCCGGCCATGCCGTTCGAGATGTGGATGCCGCTGCTGATCATGGTGCTGGGCTTCTACTGCTTCTTTGGCGCCGTACTGCTGCTGCGCATGCGCCTGGAAGTGCTCAAACGTGAGGCCCGCAGCAGTTGGGTCAAGGCCGTCGTCAAGGCACAGGTGGAGAAGGGCCTATGAGTTTTGCCAGTTTTAGCGAGTTTCTCGCCATGGGCACCCACGGGCCTTATGTCTGGTCCTGTTATGCCATCAGCCTGGCTGTGCTGGGGCTGAATGTGGCGCTGCCAATCCTGGCGCGTCGCCGTTATCTGCAAGACGAGGCGCGTCGTTTGCGCCGGGAGGAGTTGAAGTGAACCCCGTGCGTAAAAAACGCCTGTATATCGTCCTGGCCATCATTGCCGGTGTCGGTATTGCTGTGGCCCTGGCCCTCAGTGCCTTGCAGCAAAACATCAACCTGTTCTACACCCCGACCCAGATCGCCAACGGCGAAGCCCCGCAGGACACCCGCATCCGTGCCGGCGGCCTGGTTGAGGAGGGCTCGGTGAAGCGCTCCAGCGACTCACTGGACACCGACTTTGTCGTCACTGACGGCGCCAAGAGCGTGACCATCCGCTACAGCGGCATCCTTCCGGACCTGTTTCGTGAAGGGCAGGGCATCGTCGCCATGGGCAAGCTCGACGCCAATGGCGTGTTGATTGCCGATGAAGTGTTGGCCAAACACGATGAAAACTACATGCCGCCGGAAGTTATGCAGGCTCTGGAGCAGAGCGGCATGAAACAGCAGCACGACGCGGCCAAAGCGGCCAAGCAGGCGTCCCCAGCGGAGTACGCGCAATGATCCCCGAACTTGGCCATCTGGCGATGATCCTGGCGCTGTGCATGGCGTTGGTGCAGGCGACGCTGCCGCTGATCGGCGCCTGGCGTGGTGACCGGCAGTGGATGAGCCTGGCCCAGCCGGCCGCCTGGGGGCAGTTCAGCTTTATGTTGTTTGCCTTTATCTGCCTGACCTACGCCTTTATGGTCGACGACTTCACCGTCGCCTACGTGGCCAACAACTCCAACAGCGCGCTGCCGTGGTACTACAAGTTCAGCGCTGTATGGGGTGCCCACGAAGGCTCCTTGCTGCTCTGGGGCCTGATCCTCGCCGGCTGGACCTTTGCCGTGTCGATCTTCTCGCGCCAGTTGCCGGAGGAGATGCTCGCCCGCGTGCTGGCCGTGATGGGCATTATTAGCATCGGTTTTCTACTGTTTCTGATCATCACTTCCAACCCGTTCGAGCGCCTGCTGTTTGATACCCCGGCAAACGGTCGTGACCTCAATCCGCTGTTGCAAGACTTCGGCCTGATCATCCACCCGCCGATGCTCTACATGGGCTATGTCGGCTTCTCCGTGGCCTTCGCCTTCGCCATTGCCGCCTTGCTTGGCGGCAAGCTGGACGCCGCGTGGGCGCGCTGGTCGCGGCCCTGGACCATCGTCGCCTGGGCCTTCCTTGGCATCGGTATCGCGCTGGGCTCCTGGTGGGCCTACTACGAACTCGGCTGGGGCGGCTGGTGGTTCTGGGACCCGGTGGAAAACGCCTCCTTTATGCCCTGGCTGGTCGGCACTGCATTGATCCACTCCCTGGCCGTGACGGAAAAACGCGGCGTGTTCAAAAGCTGGACTGTGCTGCTGGCGATTGCCGCGTTCTCCTTGAGCCTGCTGGGTACCTTCCTGGTCCGTTCCGGGGTGCTGACTTCGGTGCATGCCTTCGCCAGCGACCCTGAGCGCGGCGTGTTTATCCTGGCCTTCCTGCTGTTGGTGGTGGGCAGCTCGCTGGCGTTGTTCGCCATTCGCGCACCAGTGGTCAAGAGCCAGGTTGGTTTTGCCCTGTGGTCGCGGGAAACCCTGCTGCTGGTGAATAACCTGATTCTGGTGGTGGCCGCAGCGATGATTCTGCTCGGCACTCTCTACCCGCTGGTGCTGGATGCCATGACCGGGGCCAAACTGTCGGTCGGTCCGCCGTACTTCAACGCGCTGTTCGTGCCGCTGATGGGCCTGCTGATGGCGATGATCGCGGTCGGCGTGCTGGTGCGCTGGAAAGACACGCCGCTGCAGTGGCTGCTGAGCATGCTCTCCCCGGTGCTGATCGGCAGCGTAGTGCTGGCAGTAATCGCCACCTTCCTGGTCGGCGACTTCAACTGGGCGGTGCTCGCTGTTTGCCTGTTATCCGCTTGGGTGGTGCTGGCCGGTGTGCGCGACATTATCGAGAAAACCCGGCACAAAGGGTTGCTCAAAGGCCTGCCCAGCCTGACCCGCAGTTACTGGGGTATGCAGATGGCGCATCTGGGCATGGCGGTGTGCGCCCTGGGGGTGGTGCTGACCAGTGTGGGCAGCTACGAGCGTGACATGCGCATGGCACCGGGTGAATCGGTGGAAATCGGTGGTTATCAGTTCACCTTTGAAGGTGCTGAGCACTTCGAAGGGCCGAACTTCACCTCGGACAAAGGCACGGTGCGCATCCTCGAAGAGGGCAAGCAGATTGCCGTGCTGCACCCGGAAAAGCGTCTGTATACCGTGCAGCAGTCGGTGATGACCGAGGCGGGCATCGACGCTGGAATTACCCGTGACCTGTTCGTTGCCTTGGGTGAGCCTCTGGAAAACGGCGCCTGGGCGGTACGCGTGCATATCAAACCGTTCGTCCGCTGGATCTGGTTCGGTGCATTGCTGATGGGCCTGGGTGGCTTCCTGGCGGCCGCTGACAAGCGCTACCGGATGAAGGTGCGCACCCGTGTGCGTGACGCACTGGGCATGGCGGGGGCGCAGGCATGAAGCGTTTATTGCTGCTGTTACCGTTGCTGGTCTTTCTCGGCGTGGCGGTGTTTCTCTACCGAGGTCTGTTCCTCGACCCCACCGAGCTGCCATCGGCGCTGATCGGCAAGCCGTTCCCGGCGTTCTCCCTGCCAGCGGTGCAGGATGGCAAAACGCTGAGCGAAGCCGATCTCAAGGGCAAGCCGGCATTGGTCAATGTCTGGGCGACCTGGTGTGTAGCCTGCCGTGTAGAACACCCGGTACTGAACAAGCTGGCCAAGCTCGGCGTGATTATCTACGGGGTCAACTACAAGGATGACAACGCCGCCGCGCAGAAGTGGCTGGTGGAGTTCCATGACCCCTATCAGCTGAATATCAACGATGCGCGTGGCACCCTCGGCCTGGACCTGGGGGTGTACGGCGCGCCCGAGACCTTCCTGATCGACAAGGACGGCATCATCCGCCACAAGTTTGTCGGGGTGATTGATGAGCGTGTCTGGCGTGAACAGCTGGCGCCGCTCTACCAAGAGTTAGTCGATGAGGTGCAGCCATGAAGCGTCTGCTGAGTGCTGTGGTACTTGGGCTGGCCTTGCTGGGCACGGCTCAGGCAGCAATCGACACCTACGAGTTTGCTACTGAGGCCGAGCGCGAGCGTTACCGCAATCTGGTGGAAGAACTGCGCTGCCCCAAGTGCCAGAACCAGAACATTGCCGACTCCGATGCGCCGATTGCCATGGACCTGCGTGCGCAGATCTTCCGCATGCTGGAGGAGGGCCAGAGCAACGAGCAGATTATCGACTTTCTGGTCAGCCGCTATGGCGATTTCGTGCTCTACAAGCCGCCGGTAACCGCGCGCACCTTGCTGCTGTGGTATGGCCCGGCGGGTTTGCTGGTCGGTGGTTTCGTCCTGCTTGGGGTCATCCTGTTGCGTCGTCGTAGCAAGCCAGGCGTTGTCGCCAGCGGCCTGTCTGTCGATGAACAGCAGCGTCTGACTGCTCTGCTTAATCAAACGCCCGTGGATAAGAAAGACTGATGATTGAATTCTGGTTATGCGCTGGCCTGCTGTTGCTGACGGCCCTGGCGTTTCTGCTGATCCCGGTGCTGCGTGCGCGCAAGGTGCAGGCCGAAGAAGACCGTACCGCCCTCAACGTGACCCTCTATCAGGAACGTCTGCAGGAGCTGCAGGCGCAGCATGACGCGGGTGCGCTAAATGCTGAGCAATTGGCCAATGGTCGTGATGAGGCAGCCCGCGAGCTGCTGGCCGATACCGAAGGCGCGTTGGCCAAACCAACCCAGCGTAAGCTGGGCGGCACTATTCCTCTGATCGCGGCCCTGCTGATGCCCTTGCTCGGCTATGGCCTGTATCAGCACTGGGGCGCCATCGATGACCTCGAGCGTGCGCAGATCTTTGCCGCACAGCCAAAAACCATCGAAGAAATGACCGCACGCTTGGAGGCGGCGGTGAAGAATGATCCCAAATCCGCCGAAAGCTGGTACTTCCTCGGTCGCACCTATATGGCTCAGGAGCGTGCCGCTGATGCAGCGGTAGCCTTCGAGCGCGCTGTAGATGTTGCGGGGCGTGAGCCGGAGCTGCTCGGGCAGTGGGCGCAGGCGCTGTATTTTTCCGGCAATAAGCAATGGACCGAACAACTGCAGGCGCTGACCGATGAGGCGCTGAAAGGCGATCCGGCGGAAGTCACCAGCCTCGGCCTGCTGGGTATTGCCGCCTATGAAGCCGGGCAGTTCCAGCAGGCGATTGACCGCTGGCAGCAGCTGGTAGGGGTGCTGCCGGCTGAAGACCCTTCACGCCTGGCGATTCAGGGCGGGATTGATCGCGCCCGTGAGCAGCTTGGCGCGCCTGCGACCGATGCTGCACCGGCGGCTAGCCAAGGCCTGACTGTGCGTGTTGCCCTGGCTGCCGAGCTGCAGGCCAAGGTGCAACCGGGCGATGCCGTATTTATCTTCGCCCGCGCTGTCTCCGGGCCGCCGATGCCGCTGGCGGTCAAGCGCCTGAGCGTGGCTGATCTGCCGGCTGAAGTCAGCCTGTCGGACAGTGATGCGATGATGCCGCAGCTGAAAATCTCCGGCTTCGAGCAGGTGCAGCTGGTCGCCCGTATCTCCCGTAGTGGCAACGCCACGGTCGGTGAATGGATCGGTAGCAGTCAGCCGCTGGCCAGCAAGACCACTGAGTTGCAGCAACTGGTGATCGACAGCGCTGACAGCAAAGCCCCATGAGCTCGTTACTGCGTGGCGTCGTGCTGATAAGCCTGCTGGGGCTCGGTGCTTGCGTGCAGACACCAACTGCTACCGCGCCGATCATCAGTCCAAGCGGTAGCAGCAACCACCCACGCTTTGCCCCGCCACCGGGAGTGGACAGCCAGTGGAATGCGCAATTGGGGGTGTACGTGGTGGGTGGCGCCTCTCACCTGTATTACCGTGAGCGCACTTACTACCGCTGGAACTCTGGCTGGAGCTGGGCGAGTAACCCGCAGGGGCCCTGGTTGCCGACCGACAACAGCGGTGTGCCGCCGGGCTTGTACCACCGCTACGCTCAGTAAGCGTTTTTAGTGCGCAGGGCAGGGCGTCGCCGGACGGCGCTCGATATCGGGCTCGAAATCTTCGATCAAACGGCAGATGGCTTGGCCATCGGGGGCGCATTCGCCCTTGTCGGCCCAGTTGTCGAAGGCATTCTGCATCACCAGTGCCAGGCGTTGGCACTCCTCGATATGCGCCTGTAGCGCCGTCAGGCGTTCGCTGAGCAGGTCACGGACCTCGGCGCAGGGCGCATGGCCGTTATCGGCACTGGCGAGAATCTGTTGTGTGTCTTTCAGGCTAAAGCCCAGGCGCCGCGCACGCGCGATAAAGCGCAGACGTTGCAGGTCGGTGCTGGAATATTCCTGGTAGCCGTTATCCGGATTGCGCGTGGGCCTGAGCAGGCCAAGGTCGGTGTAGTGACGCACGGTCTCACTGCTGACAGCGGCGGCTTTGGCCAATTGGGCGACACGCATAGGTAAAAGCTCCGAAAAACTAAAGGCCGCGCCAGGTTAAAACCTGGGGGCGGCCCTTGGGTCAAGCCTGCAGGCTTATTCGGCGATCTGCAGCTTGCGCGCCTCATGGTAGAAGAAGCGAATTTTCTCGTACTCGAACGGCGAGTTGAGCTGGCCGTAACGGAAGTTCACCGTGGAGCGCTGGTCGACGACTTCCAGCAGGGTGATTTCCGGATGGCTGACACTGGCTTCGGCGACGTTCAACCAGTTGACCTGACTTTTCGCCGCAAAGTCCGCCACCAGACCGCCGGTGTCGCGCAGGTTGGACGGGCCCAGCAGTGGCAGAATCAGGTAAGGCCCGGCTGGGGTGCCGTAATAACCGAGGGTCTGGCCGAAGTCTTCGCGCTGCTTGGGTAGGCCCATGCGTGTCGCCGGGTCCCACAGGCCGGCGACACCCAGGGTGGTGTTGAGCAGCAGGCGCCCGGTGGTCTGCATGGCGCGCTTGCCCTTGAGTTGCAGCGCGCTGTTGAGCAGGTTGGGCACATCACCCAGGTTGCTGAAGAAGTTGCTGACGCCGGTCTGCACCAGGTTGGGGGTGATATAGCGGTAGCCATCGACAATCGGCAGGAACACCCACTCATCGAAACGGTAGTTGAAGTGATAGACGCGGC
This DNA window, taken from Pseudomonas sp. SG20056, encodes the following:
- the ccmA gene encoding cytochrome c biogenesis heme-transporting ATPase CcmA encodes the protein MLFERLELRLVPGEMLQVAGPNGSGKTSLLRLLAGLMQPTAGEIRLNGRPLAAQRAELARNLLWIGHAAGIKGLLTAEENLTWLCALHQPAEREAIWQALAAVGLRGFEDVPCHTLSAGQQRRVALARLYLPGPSLWVLDEPFTALDKAAVAQLENHLAAHCQQGGLVVLTTHHELTVKPAGYRELDLGQRTS
- a CDS encoding cytochrome c-type biogenesis protein produces the protein MKRLLSAVVLGLALLGTAQAAIDTYEFATEAERERYRNLVEELRCPKCQNQNIADSDAPIAMDLRAQIFRMLEEGQSNEQIIDFLVSRYGDFVLYKPPVTARTLLLWYGPAGLLVGGFVLLGVILLRRRSKPGVVASGLSVDEQQRLTALLNQTPVDKKD
- a CDS encoding EscU/YscU/HrcU family type III secretion system export apparatus switch protein, which produces MKKTAPRQAIALTYDGQNAPVLSAKGDDELAEAILAIAREYEVPIYENAELVRLLARLELGDAIPEQLYRCIAEIIAFAWYLKGKAPAGSERDSDITPPLRLLEGPTR
- the ccmD gene encoding heme exporter protein CcmD → MSFASFSEFLAMGTHGPYVWSCYAISLAVLGLNVALPILARRRYLQDEARRLRREELK
- a CDS encoding heme ABC transporter permease, yielding MMNWTWFHKLGSPKWFYEISSRWLPWLALAAAVLLVVGLVWGLAFAPPDYQQGNSFRIIYIHVPAAFLAQSIYVMLAVAGIVGLVWKMKLADVALQQAAPIGAWMTVIALITGAIWGKPTWGTYWVWDARLTSMLILLFLYFGVIALGNAITNRDSAAKACAVLAIVGVVNIPIIKYSVEWWNTLHQPATFSVVAKPAMPFEMWMPLLIMVLGFYCFFGAVLLLRMRLEVLKREARSSWVKAVVKAQVEKGL
- a CDS encoding flagellar hook-length control protein FliK: MSEISSPRPIAPTPPSSRPSAVAADLAVKLLQPMQGLLASGETAKAEVIALKEVAQSFQMLLKLTLNNGSQTTLEATSPRPIAQGTSLAVTALSETRLALSVLMGGDKPLTSLDLDQLPVGTLLQGKVVAREQLLQGRSQQVIYKVLVSLLNTPLAGSKLSLETPLALPLGSLLSAQVQGSQALNFLPLSGRLDQLALSQQLGSQSNRQGSLEGLFGALQGLRGNAEMSEGLRTSIDKLFGALPDAAQLSTAKGLAAALENSGILLESKLLGGQGQALPTDLKANLLRLITQLLPNLPAGTPLTAANASLAQAMPALARDLLGSLGKASNRQQALSFPLPSRLLQAMDGEADLEALLKLAAAAISRLQTHQLSSLAQSQVGPDGNLLTTWQLELPMRNQQELVPLQVKIQRDESNPQGKPEKKETLWKVELAFDLDPLGPLQVKAQLAHGRLSSQLWAERSSTVSLIDAELDNLRQRLNASGVQVGELACSQGTPPRGPRTTLEQRWVDETA
- the ccmE gene encoding cytochrome c maturation protein CcmE — protein: MNPVRKKRLYIVLAIIAGVGIAVALALSALQQNINLFYTPTQIANGEAPQDTRIRAGGLVEEGSVKRSSDSLDTDFVVTDGAKSVTIRYSGILPDLFREGQGIVAMGKLDANGVLIADEVLAKHDENYMPPEVMQALEQSGMKQQHDAAKAAKQASPAEYAQ
- a CDS encoding DsbE family thiol:disulfide interchange protein, which codes for MKRLLLLLPLLVFLGVAVFLYRGLFLDPTELPSALIGKPFPAFSLPAVQDGKTLSEADLKGKPALVNVWATWCVACRVEHPVLNKLAKLGVIIYGVNYKDDNAAAQKWLVEFHDPYQLNINDARGTLGLDLGVYGAPETFLIDKDGIIRHKFVGVIDERVWREQLAPLYQELVDEVQP
- a CDS encoding VacJ family lipoprotein → MFFTLALTSSLAHAQHTVDDDGFKQPLQHLQFNPGLDQREFERSTLSALQVYDPLESWNRRVYHFNYRFDEWVFLPIVDGYRYITPNLVQTGVSNFFSNLGDVPNLLNSALQLKGKRAMQTTGRLLLNTTLGVAGLWDPATRMGLPKQREDFGQTLGYYGTPAGPYLILPLLGPSNLRDTGGLVADFAAKSQVNWLNVAEASVSHPEITLLEVVDQRSTVNFRYGQLNSPFEYEKIRFFYHEARKLQIAE
- the ccmI gene encoding c-type cytochrome biogenesis protein CcmI → MIEFWLCAGLLLLTALAFLLIPVLRARKVQAEEDRTALNVTLYQERLQELQAQHDAGALNAEQLANGRDEAARELLADTEGALAKPTQRKLGGTIPLIAALLMPLLGYGLYQHWGAIDDLERAQIFAAQPKTIEEMTARLEAAVKNDPKSAESWYFLGRTYMAQERAADAAVAFERAVDVAGREPELLGQWAQALYFSGNKQWTEQLQALTDEALKGDPAEVTSLGLLGIAAYEAGQFQQAIDRWQQLVGVLPAEDPSRLAIQGGIDRAREQLGAPATDAAPAASQGLTVRVALAAELQAKVQPGDAVFIFARAVSGPPMPLAVKRLSVADLPAEVSLSDSDAMMPQLKISGFEQVQLVARISRSGNATVGEWIGSSQPLASKTTELQQLVIDSADSKAP
- the ccmB gene encoding heme exporter protein CcmB, which gives rise to MSNVFTLLLAREARLLFRRPAELANPLVFFAIVIALFPLAVGPQTQLLQSLSPGLVWVAALLAVLLSLDGLFRSDFEDGSLEQWVLSPHPLALLVLAKVLAHWLFSGLALVLLAPLLALMLGLPGRCLPVLLISLLLGTPVLSLLGAVGAALTVGLKRGGLLLALLILPLYIPVLILGSGALQASLQGLPAVGHLLWLASLTALAVTLTPFAIAAGLTISVAE
- a CDS encoding heme lyase CcmF/NrfE family subunit, producing the protein MIPELGHLAMILALCMALVQATLPLIGAWRGDRQWMSLAQPAAWGQFSFMLFAFICLTYAFMVDDFTVAYVANNSNSALPWYYKFSAVWGAHEGSLLLWGLILAGWTFAVSIFSRQLPEEMLARVLAVMGIISIGFLLFLIITSNPFERLLFDTPANGRDLNPLLQDFGLIIHPPMLYMGYVGFSVAFAFAIAALLGGKLDAAWARWSRPWTIVAWAFLGIGIALGSWWAYYELGWGGWWFWDPVENASFMPWLVGTALIHSLAVTEKRGVFKSWTVLLAIAAFSLSLLGTFLVRSGVLTSVHAFASDPERGVFILAFLLLVVGSSLALFAIRAPVVKSQVGFALWSRETLLLVNNLILVVAAAMILLGTLYPLVLDAMTGAKLSVGPPYFNALFVPLMGLLMAMIAVGVLVRWKDTPLQWLLSMLSPVLIGSVVLAVIATFLVGDFNWAVLAVCLLSAWVVLAGVRDIIEKTRHKGLLKGLPSLTRSYWGMQMAHLGMAVCALGVVLTSVGSYERDMRMAPGESVEIGGYQFTFEGAEHFEGPNFTSDKGTVRILEEGKQIAVLHPEKRLYTVQQSVMTEAGIDAGITRDLFVALGEPLENGAWAVRVHIKPFVRWIWFGALLMGLGGFLAAADKRYRMKVRTRVRDALGMAGAQA
- a CDS encoding MerR family DNA-binding protein codes for the protein MRVAQLAKAAAVSSETVRHYTDLGLLRPTRNPDNGYQEYSSTDLQRLRFIARARRLGFSLKDTQQILASADNGHAPCAEVRDLLSERLTALQAHIEECQRLALVMQNAFDNWADKGECAPDGQAICRLIEDFEPDIERRPATPCPAH